The sequence TTCTCTAAAGCTTTACTCAGCTCATTCGACATCAACAATACCTTCAACATCAAGTGAAGCAAGAAAACAAATTCAAATGAATTAATTTTACTCGAAAAAGCTTCTGCTTGCAATCTATTATTAGCCTCTTGACCTTCATATTCAATCACCCCAAGCTCATGAACAATAGATGAAAATAAAACAACAAAGTTATCTAATGGTTTACAATGTGATCCCCAACGAGTGTCACCTGGCCTTTGAAGCCCTCGCTCTTGATTTAATCCTTTCCCACTTTGAACTTCACCACTCTCTAGCAATTGCCCCAATAATTTGTCATGATGATCCCGAAGTTGATATCTACGTTTAAAGGATGCTCCAATCACATTCAACATATTAGAAACTGTAGCAAAGAAAGTTTCCACCTCCTTATGTTTTTTAGCAACCGCTACAAGCGTCAACTGTAATTGATGAGCGAAACAATGAATGCAATGTGCTGAAGGAGTTTCTTGCAAAATTAAAGCTTTAAGACCATTCATTTTTCCTTGCATATTACTACCTCCATCATAGCCTTGTCCACGTATTTTGGATGGACTTAATGGGTATTTCATAAGCAAAGAAAGTATTGCTTCCTTCAACGACTTTGCAGAGATATCATGAACACGAACAAGACCAATAAATGGCTCGTTCACTTGGCCTTTTTATTCAACATACCGCAAAGCAAGGCCCATTTGTTCATGGTGTGAAATATCCTTGGACTCATCAACTAATATCCCGAAATAATCCCCATCCAAATCATTGATTATAGCTTTCACGGATTCTTTTGCACATGCACTCACAATGtccttttgaatttttggtgaagTCATCATATCATTTTTTGGAGCATGTTTCAATATGACTCTATCTACTTCAGGGAGCCTCTTTGCAAGCCATTCCAAAAGCCCTAGAAAAAGGCCTTTGTTTTTTGAAGAATCACTTTCATCATGACCTCGAAAAGACAATCCAAAATACAAGAGAAACCTTACAAAATCGATTGATGCATTTAAACGAATTCAGTGCTCATTTCTTTGTTTCTCAGATTGCTTATCAAAAGCAACTTGAATTGATTAGGATTGATTTGATAAGTCTAGCATCTTTTTGAAATACTTGTGGTGGAGGCTATTTACTTTACCAACATGTAAGTCAAGTCTTTCCGAAGCTTTATTCCAAGCCTTAAAGCCCGTTTTTGTGTAAGAGTCACCCGTGCTTCCATGAACATAATCATTTTTGAATAAATAACAACATAAACAAAATGCGGCATCTTTATTCACACTATACTCCAACCATCTAGAATAGGAACCTTTAAACCAACCCGAACTAAATTGACGCATTTTATTCCCGAATAAAGTTTTAGGAAATTTATGATCAATCGGTTGGCAAGGTCCATTTTGAATGTAGTGTCTTCTTATGTCATCCCGTATTCTAAGActatatttatcaattggtactcTCTCTCCAGGGTCGGGATTGAGTAATTTCTCATCAAACTCATCTATGAGATGAGAGGAATTGTTTCTAAGACTAGAACTTGGTTGAGAAGAATTAAACTTTGTCAAAAACACGTCCATCTCAATTCATAAGAACAAGAACTTCCTATAAAAAATGAGTTCAATAAATTTAATAGTCTATAAAGAATAGAAATTCATCAAATGCAAAAAGGGTCAAAGTAGAAACCACGGAAAAGCAAAAAGTTCCAAGCAGAAACCCAATATACAGAGATTTAATCCATAAGTAATTGGATGTTAGCTGAGCAAAGTATCATATGACAGTGATTAATTTATTGAAAAGTTAGTAAAAATAGAGTGGCTGCGATTCTAACTTTTAAAGGCCCGTAATCATCAATAAGGCCAATTACAATCAGCGAAGTTAATAGATGTACGTATTCATCACTTTATAATTTGAATGCAGgcgtatttttatttatatatttataacaatagAGAAAATTTGATTTATTTACCAGTGGCAAACCTAAATTTTGGGAATTCTTGAACAAAAATTTTAAACCTAAATAAAATCATATAAAATCCATCCCCAATTCTCCATGCTCTtacaatttataaataaaaattaagttTCAAAGTAAGAGAAGCACTAACTAGATATTCGATGCCCGCTACTTTTTTAAAGTAATGAGAGGAATTGAGATTGAGGAAGAATGGTTCTCTATTTCGGAGTGAGGAGTGATGGCTGGGGAGTAAAGACTGAGTTTGAAGGAGGGGAGCTTCTGAGTTTGACGGAGGGGACTGGCCGACTGGGGAGCTTTTTCGTTTGATCGAGGAAGAACTAAGACAGGTTTAGGGCTTTAATATTTTGGGGCTTTTGGGTAGGATTTTGTAGAAGAactaaataataaaattg is a genomic window of Nicotiana tabacum cultivar K326 chromosome 16, ASM71507v2, whole genome shotgun sequence containing:
- the LOC107774482 gene encoding uncharacterized protein LOC107774482; protein product: MPHFVYVVIYSKMIMFMEARVTLTQKRALRLGIKLRKDLTYMLVKFLLYFGLSFRGHDESDSSKNKGLFLGLLEWLAKRLPEVDRVILKHAPKNDMMTSPKIQKDIVSACAKESVKAIINDLDGDYFGILVDESKDISHHEQMGLALRPSKIRGQGYDGGSNMQGKMNGLKALILQETPSAHCIHCFAHQLQLTLVAVAKKHKEVETFFATVSNMLNVIGASFKRRYQLRDHHDKLLGQLLESGEVQSGKGLNQERGLQRPGDTRWGSHCKPLDNFVVLFSSIVHELGVIEYEGQEANNRLQAEAFSSKINSFEFVFLLHLMLKERLQQMRDEGWKLLMDEVYLFCTKHDILVHNMEEFYIPGKSKRRPSIVTYSHHLRVELFYTVIDLQVQELNRRFDVVSGNLLLGMASLNPANSFANFDKERIMTLVKYYPDEFDELKFRDLSHQPETFILHMQHGDPRFSDLKGISDLAKALVDANLVETYSLVYLLVKLTLILPVATATIERAFSSMKYIKDELHSSIGDAFLNDYLVCYFEKEVFTNVSNDAIIDRFQSMKKRRVQV